The following are encoded together in the Weissella soli genome:
- a CDS encoding LTA synthase family protein — translation MQRLVSTIRKWWPDFNSTVGFFILSVFLVTLKTYWAYQFEFSLGATGALQQFLLILNPIPTAIILLSIALYFRGRIAYWLMMLINLLQTVWLFANILYYREFSDFISLNIVKAGGSVDNNLSKAIGGIIKPIDFVVYIDLIVLLILLLLKIIKVDKTLIQKRFAILMTVFGVVLMMVDFGIASKDRSGLLTRTFDNNYIVKYLGLNEYAAYNIVKTNQQANEVKEAKSSDLDKIKAFTKQNKVLANATTFGKAKGKNVIIFHLESFQQFMLDYRWDGQEVTPNLNAFYHDTNTTSFDNFYNQVGQGKTSDAELMLENSLYGTASGSVMTNYGTTNTFQAMPSVLDQMGYTTAAFHGDVPSFWNRDNAYKSWGYQYFFSKSYYKDPDNPNYNIGYGLKDKIFLKDTASYLQQLPQPFYAKIITVTNHYPYDLDSQNISIKKTTTGDSTVDGYVQTARYLDQAFGEFESYLKKAGLWNKTMIVLYGDHYGISTNHQPAIAKLLGKKKLSATDLVNWEKVPFMVRVPGMKGGINHTYGGEIDVMPTLLGLLGIKDEQVVQFGTDLLSSEHRQVVPFRNGDWVSSEYTKIGSSYYVTATGTKIKPSEDPRVKQIIKETNKFVTQTLDYNDKLIQGNLLRFASKSELKRVNKKNISYKTSTGIANLKAAQKKGTSVKAQNGGKSTLDKYVTNAPELGGIKQTLNNDDNDLVDGIKESSILGDDSNVSATPESILSGHGSDNSKKTTDSSSSSSSSSSSSSK, via the coding sequence GTGCAACGTTTAGTATCAACGATACGAAAATGGTGGCCAGATTTTAATTCAACGGTCGGCTTTTTCATCCTATCTGTCTTCCTGGTCACGTTAAAAACATACTGGGCATATCAGTTTGAGTTTAGCTTAGGCGCTACGGGAGCATTACAACAATTCTTGTTGATTTTAAATCCGATTCCAACCGCCATTATCTTGTTGAGTATCGCGTTGTACTTCCGTGGACGCATTGCGTACTGGTTGATGATGCTGATAAATCTGCTGCAGACTGTCTGGCTGTTTGCCAACATTTTATACTATCGTGAGTTCTCAGATTTCATTTCATTGAATATCGTGAAGGCAGGGGGTTCGGTTGACAATAATCTTTCCAAGGCAATCGGCGGGATTATTAAGCCGATCGACTTTGTGGTGTACATTGACCTGATTGTCTTGTTAATTTTGTTATTACTGAAGATTATCAAAGTTGACAAGACGCTGATTCAGAAACGCTTTGCTATTTTGATGACCGTTTTTGGGGTTGTTTTAATGATGGTTGACTTTGGTATCGCTTCAAAGGACCGCTCTGGTTTGTTGACGCGCACTTTCGATAATAACTACATTGTTAAATATCTAGGGTTGAACGAATACGCAGCTTATAACATCGTTAAGACGAATCAACAAGCTAATGAAGTTAAAGAAGCCAAGAGTTCTGATTTGGATAAGATTAAAGCATTCACTAAACAAAACAAGGTATTGGCGAATGCAACCACCTTTGGTAAAGCGAAGGGAAAGAATGTCATTATCTTCCATCTGGAGTCATTCCAACAATTTATGCTAGATTATCGATGGGATGGCCAAGAAGTAACCCCTAATTTGAACGCTTTTTACCATGATACAAATACCACTTCTTTTGATAACTTTTATAACCAAGTTGGTCAAGGAAAGACTTCTGATGCCGAGTTGATGCTAGAAAATTCATTATATGGTACGGCCTCAGGTTCAGTCATGACTAATTATGGTACAACGAATACATTCCAGGCAATGCCGAGTGTGTTGGATCAAATGGGGTATACGACGGCGGCCTTCCACGGTGATGTCCCATCATTTTGGAATCGTGATAATGCCTACAAATCTTGGGGTTATCAATACTTCTTTTCAAAGAGTTATTACAAGGATCCGGACAACCCCAACTATAATATCGGTTACGGTTTGAAAGACAAGATTTTCTTGAAAGACACGGCAAGCTATCTACAACAATTGCCACAACCTTTCTATGCCAAGATCATTACGGTCACGAACCACTATCCATATGACCTGGATTCACAAAATATCTCAATTAAAAAGACCACGACTGGTGATTCGACGGTCGATGGGTATGTTCAAACCGCGCGGTATCTTGACCAGGCCTTTGGTGAGTTTGAATCCTACTTAAAAAAGGCTGGCTTATGGAATAAAACGATGATTGTTTTATACGGTGATCATTATGGTATTTCAACCAACCATCAACCGGCGATTGCCAAGTTGTTAGGTAAGAAAAAGCTTAGCGCAACTGATTTAGTTAATTGGGAAAAAGTCCCATTCATGGTACGCGTACCTGGTATGAAGGGTGGTATTAATCATACTTACGGTGGTGAGATTGACGTGATGCCAACCTTGCTTGGTTTGTTGGGTATCAAAGATGAGCAGGTTGTCCAATTTGGTACGGACCTATTATCATCTGAGCACCGCCAAGTTGTGCCATTCCGTAATGGTGATTGGGTTTCCTCTGAATATACCAAGATAGGTTCAAGCTACTATGTCACGGCGACGGGCACTAAGATTAAGCCTAGTGAAGATCCACGAGTTAAGCAAATCATCAAAGAAACGAACAAATTTGTGACGCAAACGCTGGATTACAATGATAAATTAATTCAAGGAAACCTATTACGATTCGCTTCTAAGAGTGAACTGAAACGGGTTAATAAGAAAAACATCTCCTACAAAACTTCAACGGGCATTGCTAATTTAAAGGCAGCGCAGAAGAAGGGGACGAGTGTGAAGGCCCAAAATGGTGGTAAATCAACGCTGGATAAGTATGTGACTAACGCCCCAGAACTTGGTGGCATTAAGCAGACTTTGAACAACGATGATAATGACCTAGTGGACGGCATTAAAGAGAGTTCTATTTTGGGTGACGATTCGAATGTCTCTGCGACACCTGAGTCGATCCTCAGTGGTCATGGTTCGGATAATTCGAAGAAAACCACGGATTCAT
- a CDS encoding DUF1797 family protein, producing the protein MTEDTELQHIIQRIKAMTLDDKNELQERHFDKFGVTVVTVQFDRPSSTFALVNGRSDKKFAFDDLDLLAIDVYEALNEFKEIF; encoded by the coding sequence ATGACAGAAGACACCGAGTTACAACATATCATCCAACGCATCAAAGCGATGACGTTAGATGATAAAAATGAACTGCAAGAACGTCATTTTGATAAATTTGGGGTGACGGTGGTGACCGTTCAGTTTGATCGACCATCAAGCACATTTGCGCTGGTGAACGGACGCAGTGATAAGAAATTTGCGTTCGATGATCTAGATTTATTAGCGATTGATGTCTACGAAGCTCTTAATGAATTCAAGGAAATCTTTTAA
- a CDS encoding lysylphosphatidylglycerol synthase transmembrane domain-containing protein — translation MTRKNGIVFILMLLVGVSVFWWSMRSVKPVQFFHSLASANWWWLLVAVGAMLLYFVLEAAVIKVFVDTEHGKMSWHNAIRVPLVEQLGNGITPFATGGQPMQLIAMAQTGIDPGRAGSILLMKFVVYQGMIVLNFLMALTIGYNYIATKLHALALLVILGFIIHMAVIVVLLLVMYLPRLTHTLMHWIMIPVRWLRPKKVVAWSTVLSEKVDSFHDESRRMSHNWPALLKAIALTFVQLFFYYLIPYFILLAMGVSHINVMLVTSLHILIVMVISLFPIPGGAGGAEVSFQMLFNSFLPTAAELVLVMVIWRLITYYLGMFLGIVAFNISVKKDNEQ, via the coding sequence GTGACACGAAAAAATGGCATAGTGTTCATCCTAATGTTACTGGTTGGGGTGAGCGTATTTTGGTGGTCTATGCGTAGCGTTAAACCAGTCCAATTTTTCCACTCACTAGCATCGGCAAATTGGTGGTGGTTGTTAGTGGCGGTCGGGGCGATGTTACTCTACTTCGTCTTGGAAGCGGCAGTAATCAAGGTGTTTGTCGATACTGAACACGGCAAAATGAGTTGGCACAATGCCATTCGTGTGCCCTTGGTCGAACAACTCGGTAATGGGATTACACCATTTGCCACCGGGGGGCAACCCATGCAATTGATTGCGATGGCCCAAACTGGGATTGATCCTGGTCGAGCGGGGTCAATCTTGCTAATGAAATTTGTGGTCTATCAAGGCATGATCGTTTTAAATTTTTTGATGGCACTGACCATTGGCTACAATTATATTGCCACTAAGTTACATGCGTTGGCCTTGCTAGTTATCTTGGGATTTATTATTCATATGGCCGTGATTGTGGTCTTGTTATTAGTGATGTATTTGCCACGATTGACGCATACGTTGATGCATTGGATAATGATACCAGTGCGATGGTTGCGACCCAAAAAAGTAGTGGCGTGGTCAACGGTATTATCAGAAAAAGTTGATAGTTTTCATGATGAGAGTCGGCGAATGAGTCACAATTGGCCAGCCTTGCTCAAAGCCATTGCCTTAACTTTTGTCCAACTCTTTTTTTACTACTTGATTCCATACTTTATCTTGCTGGCGATGGGTGTGTCACATATCAACGTGATGTTAGTGACCTCGTTGCATATTTTGATTGTGATGGTGATCTCGCTCTTTCCAATTCCCGGCGGGGCTGGTGGTGCAGAAGTCAGTTTCCAAATGTTATTTAATAGTTTCTTACCAACGGCCGCTGAACTTGTTTTAGTGATGGTCATTTGGCGATTAATTACATACTATTTGGGGATGTTTCTGGGAATTGTGGCGTTTAATATTTCTGTAAAGAAGGATAACGAACAATGA
- a CDS encoding glycosyltransferase family 4 protein has product MLKVTMFSSAETVPGQGVGSAYRELVNLLKAKFTETILIRKNSLKRADVSHYHTIDFTFYLSTFLPGRGRKIGYVHFLPETLEGSILLHWPIKQIFYWYVMTFYRRMDHLVVVNPTFIDKLVANGVKRERVTYIPNFVSKTQFFELAPAQKTALRQQFGIPDEAFVILGVGQIQERKGIFDFIELAKHNPQWHFIWVGGFSFGSITAGYDELKTVLEQPPANLKFPGIVDRGVINSYYNVADVFLLPSYNELFPMSALEAFSTGTPTILRDLDLYKAIITGYYLPARDQADMQVQLQRLADDPEAQQQLHDAALEASYRYSAEHVAKIWDQFYHEQAALGKK; this is encoded by the coding sequence ATGCTGAAAGTAACCATGTTTTCGTCAGCTGAAACGGTACCGGGCCAGGGAGTTGGCTCGGCTTACCGTGAATTGGTTAATTTGTTAAAGGCCAAATTCACGGAGACAATTTTGATTCGCAAAAATTCATTAAAAAGAGCTGACGTCAGTCATTATCACACCATTGATTTTACATTTTATCTGAGTACGTTTTTACCAGGCCGTGGTCGCAAGATTGGGTATGTCCATTTCTTGCCAGAAACACTTGAGGGATCCATTCTTCTCCATTGGCCGATAAAACAAATCTTTTATTGGTATGTGATGACGTTTTATCGGCGGATGGATCACCTCGTTGTGGTGAATCCCACCTTTATCGATAAATTAGTTGCGAATGGGGTGAAGCGTGAACGGGTGACCTACATTCCAAACTTTGTCTCAAAAACGCAATTCTTTGAATTAGCACCCGCACAAAAGACGGCTTTGCGGCAGCAATTTGGTATCCCTGACGAGGCATTTGTCATTTTGGGCGTTGGGCAAATTCAGGAGCGTAAAGGTATTTTTGACTTTATTGAATTAGCTAAACACAATCCGCAATGGCACTTTATTTGGGTGGGTGGTTTTTCATTTGGTAGTATCACGGCAGGCTATGATGAGCTCAAAACGGTCCTTGAACAACCGCCAGCTAACTTGAAGTTTCCTGGCATTGTGGATCGTGGGGTCATCAATAGTTATTACAATGTTGCAGATGTTTTTTTATTACCAAGTTACAATGAGCTTTTTCCAATGTCAGCGCTAGAAGCGTTCAGCACAGGGACACCCACGATTTTACGTGATTTAGACTTATATAAAGCGATTATTACAGGCTACTATTTACCAGCTCGTGATCAGGCTGATATGCAAGTACAATTGCAGCGGTTGGCAGATGACCCAGAGGCACAGCAACAACTCCATGATGCGGCATTAGAAGCCTCATATCGTTATTCAGCGGAACATGTCGCTAAAATTTGGGACCAATTCTATCATGAGCAGGCTGCTTTGGGTAAAAAGTAG
- a CDS encoding glycosyltransferase, whose translation MNIGIFTDTYYPQLSGVLTSIKTLTAQLEAHGHHVYIFTTTDPSLEKGIAEPNVYRFSSVPFVGFKERRISYRGAIQGIIIARKLKLDIVHTQTEFSIGLMGKSVASALKIPAVHTYHTNYEDYTHYVFNGKVFHAGAVALLARGFTHGMTAVIAPSKQTYETLARYKVAPPLEIIPTGVKVDFTSTEDHSTALRESLGFTPETPVALVLGRVAFEKNIEAVLENFKWVLEDMPTARLVVAGNGPALDAIENHAKALEIDDAVTFTGYVDHEQAYSYYRMADVFVSASTTETQGLTYIEAITAGKPIVAMDSLYLRDIVIDENIGTLVSETYEIADVLLKYLTAKTEALELGDPTIRQQILHEIDERTFGQRVIDLYNEALAVYQDNATEAENQAADDEYVRSFRLRNPFRKES comes from the coding sequence ATGAATATTGGGATTTTTACAGATACTTATTATCCACAGCTTTCGGGTGTGCTGACGTCAATTAAGACATTGACGGCCCAATTGGAAGCACACGGTCATCATGTGTATATTTTCACGACCACTGATCCAAGCTTGGAAAAAGGTATTGCAGAGCCAAATGTTTATCGCTTCTCAAGTGTGCCTTTTGTTGGTTTTAAGGAACGGCGTATTTCTTATCGCGGTGCCATCCAAGGCATTATCATTGCCCGCAAATTAAAGTTAGATATCGTGCATACGCAAACTGAATTTTCAATCGGGTTAATGGGTAAATCAGTCGCGAGTGCGCTTAAAATACCTGCTGTACATACTTATCACACAAATTACGAAGATTATACACATTATGTTTTCAACGGCAAGGTTTTTCATGCCGGGGCCGTGGCGTTATTAGCGCGTGGCTTTACGCATGGGATGACCGCTGTCATTGCACCTTCAAAACAAACTTATGAAACTTTAGCACGTTATAAGGTGGCACCACCGCTTGAAATTATTCCCACGGGTGTCAAAGTTGATTTTACATCGACTGAAGATCATAGTACGGCTTTACGGGAATCGTTAGGATTTACACCTGAAACACCCGTTGCGTTGGTGCTTGGACGAGTTGCTTTTGAAAAGAACATTGAGGCAGTGCTAGAAAATTTTAAATGGGTACTCGAAGATATGCCCACGGCTCGGTTAGTCGTGGCTGGGAATGGCCCCGCACTAGATGCCATTGAAAATCATGCCAAAGCGTTAGAGATTGACGATGCGGTCACGTTCACTGGTTATGTCGACCATGAGCAGGCGTATAGTTATTATCGGATGGCGGACGTCTTTGTTTCGGCTTCAACCACTGAGACGCAGGGGTTAACTTACATCGAGGCGATTACAGCGGGCAAGCCGATTGTCGCGATGGATTCACTTTATCTACGCGATATCGTGATTGATGAAAACATTGGTACATTAGTTTCAGAAACTTATGAAATCGCGGACGTGCTTTTAAAATATCTGACAGCTAAAACCGAGGCCCTTGAATTAGGGGATCCGACCATTCGCCAACAGATTCTTCATGAAATTGATGAACGCACATTTGGACAGCGGGTGATCGATTTATATAATGAAGCTTTGGCAGTCTATCAAGACAACGCCACAGAGGCAGAAAATCAAGCAGCGGATGATGAATACGTTCGTTCATTCCGTTTACGAAATCCATTTAGGAAGGAATCATGA
- a CDS encoding glucosamine-6-phosphate deaminase, which produces MKIIQVRDKNEGGQVGYQLVAETLKKGTETFGLATGSTPISIYDALVASDLDFSAATSINLDEYKGLAADHPQSYHYFMAQHLFNEKPFKESFVPDGANSDAATEVARYEKIVDAHPVDLQILGLGKNGHIGFNEPGTPFDSLTHEVALTESTITANARFFDSATAVPRFAYSMGIASIMKAKQILLVAYGAAKAEAVQAMIEGPVSEMLPASVLQRHPHVTIILDEAAASRLTKK; this is translated from the coding sequence ATGAAGATTATTCAAGTGCGTGATAAGAACGAAGGCGGACAGGTAGGGTATCAATTAGTGGCTGAAACGCTAAAGAAAGGCACGGAGACTTTCGGATTAGCCACGGGGTCGACACCAATTTCAATTTATGATGCATTGGTCGCGAGTGATTTAGATTTTTCAGCTGCTACTTCCATTAATTTGGACGAATATAAAGGACTGGCAGCTGATCATCCCCAAAGTTATCATTATTTTATGGCACAACACCTGTTCAATGAAAAGCCCTTTAAGGAAAGTTTTGTGCCAGATGGTGCCAATTCTGATGCAGCCACCGAAGTTGCTCGTTATGAAAAAATCGTGGATGCCCATCCCGTTGATTTACAAATTTTGGGGTTAGGTAAAAATGGGCATATTGGCTTTAACGAACCCGGGACACCATTTGATTCATTGACGCATGAAGTCGCCTTGACTGAATCGACAATCACAGCCAATGCGCGATTTTTTGACAGTGCCACGGCGGTGCCTAGATTTGCCTACTCAATGGGCATTGCTTCAATCATGAAAGCCAAGCAAATTTTATTGGTAGCCTATGGGGCTGCCAAGGCAGAGGCTGTTCAGGCAATGATTGAAGGGCCAGTTTCGGAGATGCTACCGGCCTCAGTTTTGCAACGTCATCCGCATGTAACGATCATCTTGGATGAAGCGGCAGCGAGTCGCTTGACGAAAAAATAA
- the gntK gene encoding gluconokinase has protein sequence MDYLIGVDMGTTSTKAVLFDTKGNVIASANKGYHLYRDEPDMAEEDLNEIWEAFIDAMSEVVREANDGKILGVSFSSAMHSLIAFDADWEPLTRVITWADTRAVKYAEELRANGLGAEIYAKTGTPIHPMAPLSKMLWLKGEETAIYNQAAHYLGIKEYIFHRLFGANKMDISIASGTGMFNIFNLDWDEQALAVTGIKKEQMPQPVEPYEIERGMVAEYAAIMGLPVDTPFVYGAGDGPLSNLGVNAIQPGVAAVTIGTSGAIRVVTDAPKIDPKGRTFTYALDKDHWVVGGPVNNGGDVFRWARDKMFDAEKSTAALMGIDSYDLLTEIASKIPAGADGLLFHPYLGGERAPIWDANARGSFFGLTHNHTRAHMVRSVLEGIIFNIYMVALALEEVVGDLKSVQATGGFARSALWRQMLADIFEQPVTVPTAFESGALAATVMAQKALGMVDSLEVIGDMVGEANTYQPNPENYEAYRELAPIFIRLSRQLQTEYKSIADFQRKHVGK, from the coding sequence ATGGATTATTTAATTGGCGTGGACATGGGGACTACGTCTACTAAGGCAGTGCTTTTTGATACGAAGGGTAATGTCATTGCAAGTGCAAACAAGGGGTATCACTTGTACCGTGACGAACCGGATATGGCTGAAGAAGATTTAAATGAAATCTGGGAAGCCTTTATTGATGCAATGAGCGAAGTCGTACGTGAAGCAAATGACGGCAAGATTTTAGGGGTTTCCTTTTCATCAGCCATGCATTCCTTGATTGCCTTTGATGCAGACTGGGAGCCGTTGACCCGGGTGATTACTTGGGCTGACACGCGTGCTGTCAAGTATGCTGAAGAATTGCGGGCGAATGGCCTTGGTGCAGAAATTTATGCCAAAACCGGAACGCCAATTCATCCCATGGCACCTTTATCAAAGATGTTATGGCTAAAGGGTGAAGAGACTGCGATTTATAACCAGGCCGCGCACTATTTGGGTATTAAGGAATATATCTTCCACCGCTTGTTTGGTGCCAATAAGATGGATATCTCAATCGCCTCAGGTACCGGAATGTTTAACATCTTTAATTTAGATTGGGACGAACAAGCCTTAGCAGTCACCGGTATTAAGAAAGAACAAATGCCACAACCAGTCGAGCCATACGAAATTGAACGGGGCATGGTTGCTGAATATGCGGCTATCATGGGCTTGCCGGTGGATACGCCATTCGTCTATGGTGCCGGTGATGGCCCACTTTCAAATTTGGGAGTTAATGCCATCCAACCGGGAGTGGCTGCGGTAACGATCGGTACCTCTGGGGCCATTCGTGTCGTGACGGATGCACCAAAGATTGATCCTAAGGGTCGTACGTTTACGTATGCCTTAGACAAGGACCACTGGGTTGTCGGAGGCCCCGTGAACAATGGTGGGGATGTTTTCCGTTGGGCTCGGGATAAGATGTTTGACGCTGAGAAATCAACGGCAGCCTTGATGGGGATTGATTCTTACGATTTGTTGACTGAAATTGCCTCAAAGATTCCGGCAGGTGCCGATGGACTATTATTCCATCCATATCTAGGCGGCGAACGTGCGCCTATTTGGGATGCCAATGCGCGTGGTTCGTTCTTTGGTTTGACGCATAATCATACACGTGCGCACATGGTGCGCTCCGTGCTTGAAGGAATTATCTTTAATATTTACATGGTGGCTTTAGCTTTGGAAGAAGTCGTAGGCGATTTGAAATCTGTTCAAGCTACTGGCGGGTTTGCCCGTTCGGCCTTGTGGCGTCAAATGTTAGCGGATATCTTTGAGCAACCAGTTACTGTACCAACGGCCTTTGAATCAGGAGCTTTAGCGGCTACTGTGATGGCCCAAAAAGCGTTGGGCATGGTTGATTCACTCGAAGTTATCGGTGACATGGTTGGTGAAGCCAATACTTATCAACCAAACCCAGAGAATTACGAAGCATATCGTGAATTGGCGCCAATTTTTATTCGGTTGAGTCGTCAATTGCAGACTGAGTATAAGAGTATTGCTGACTTCCAACGCAAACATGTCGGTAAGTAA
- a CDS encoding 3'-5' exoribonuclease YhaM family protein, with the protein MAEQRLLKEYKVDERIDAFLLLKDIDARVTNQGKPYLSITVADRSMEIKGNKWDATDEEIKQLKAGMVVAITAVRQVYQDKPQLKVLSIRPTQLGEPNDPTDYMVAAPMRAKDMEEEVNALLFQIINPTWVRIVRALLQKYHEEFYRFPAAKSNHHAFTGGLAYHSLSIARLANSVANQYPDLNRSLLLAGALLHDLGKVLELTGPIATKYTTAGNLLGHIVLIDEQIVLMAQELKMDLFSEDMVVLRHVVLAHHGLLEYGSPVRPAILEANILHQLDELDASMQSFSNALADTEPGTFSNRQFALDNRSVYHPKSQE; encoded by the coding sequence ATGGCAGAACAGCGACTTTTAAAAGAATATAAAGTGGATGAACGCATTGATGCTTTTTTGCTACTAAAGGATATCGATGCGCGGGTCACTAATCAAGGTAAACCTTATTTATCGATTACAGTAGCTGATCGTTCAATGGAAATTAAGGGTAATAAGTGGGACGCTACTGACGAAGAAATTAAGCAACTCAAGGCGGGCATGGTGGTCGCCATCACTGCTGTTCGCCAAGTTTATCAAGATAAGCCTCAATTAAAGGTGCTTTCAATTCGACCAACCCAGTTGGGCGAACCAAATGATCCGACGGATTACATGGTTGCTGCACCGATGCGGGCCAAGGACATGGAAGAGGAAGTCAATGCGTTGCTTTTTCAGATTATCAATCCAACCTGGGTGCGCATTGTACGTGCACTTTTGCAGAAATACCATGAAGAATTTTACCGTTTTCCAGCTGCAAAAAGTAACCATCATGCTTTCACCGGGGGGCTGGCATATCATTCGCTTTCAATTGCACGCTTAGCCAACTCGGTCGCTAATCAGTATCCTGACTTGAACCGCAGTTTATTGCTAGCAGGCGCCCTGTTACACGACTTAGGTAAAGTTCTCGAACTAACTGGTCCAATCGCCACAAAGTATACGACAGCGGGTAATTTATTGGGACACATTGTGCTGATTGATGAACAAATTGTTTTGATGGCACAAGAGTTAAAAATGGATTTGTTCAGTGAAGATATGGTGGTCTTACGGCATGTTGTTTTAGCCCATCATGGGTTATTGGAATATGGTTCACCAGTCCGACCAGCTATTTTGGAGGCGAATATCTTGCATCAATTAGATGAACTCGACGCCAGTATGCAAAGCTTCTCTAATGCCTTGGCTGATACTGAACCAGGGACCTTTTCAAACCGCCAATTTGCTTTGGATAATCGGTCAGTTTATCATCCAAAATCACAAGAGTAG
- a CDS encoding DNA recombination protein RmuC, whose translation MQVIIMVLLIVAIILLVLILNNSRRGVIIDTSELSKQNEALRQTLLENSANDASRQRTEMAQAFASQTQALNDLSNRQTLTTNAQTTTLQNLINEKLDESLTKNFVQSFETVNVRMNGVEKQVAQIMPTVNGRLLQLQESNDNRLTAIQDTLDKKISTMTETMNIHLRSLQDANDKKLKEIQHTVDDQLQTVLQKRINESFAQVNTHLQSVQEGLGEMRTLAADVGGLKSALTGVKTRGIIGEIQLSRILEQIFTSNQYLEQANIFGDQTAVDFAIKLPGRENDIEHPVYLPIDSKFAIEDYQRLQDALTAGEASEAQKARKDLHARVKAQAKSISEKYIQPPLTTNYAIMFLPAEGLYAEIVSDVALVEELFNKYKINVAGPSTITALLNSLQIGFKTLQIEQRSSEVWKTLGEVKTEFNKYADTLEKVHDRIKRADEDMTKLVTTRTNVMRRKLSSIATLDANETASLVSEAEDE comes from the coding sequence ATGCAAGTCATCATCATGGTGTTGCTGATTGTAGCAATTATTTTACTGGTTCTCATACTGAATAATAGTCGTCGTGGGGTCATTATCGACACAAGTGAATTAAGTAAACAAAATGAAGCGTTACGGCAAACTTTATTGGAAAATTCAGCCAATGATGCATCCCGCCAACGTACCGAAATGGCACAGGCTTTCGCTAGTCAAACACAGGCGCTAAACGATCTATCAAACAGACAAACGCTGACTACCAACGCACAGACCACCACTTTACAGAACTTAATTAATGAAAAGCTTGATGAGTCATTAACCAAGAATTTCGTGCAAAGCTTTGAAACTGTCAACGTCCGGATGAATGGGGTTGAAAAACAAGTTGCCCAAATCATGCCAACCGTGAATGGACGATTGTTGCAACTACAAGAATCCAATGACAATAGGTTAACGGCCATTCAAGATACCTTGGATAAAAAGATCTCAACGATGACCGAAACAATGAACATACACTTACGGTCATTGCAAGATGCCAATGATAAAAAGTTGAAAGAAATTCAACATACGGTTGACGACCAACTCCAAACGGTCCTGCAAAAGCGCATTAACGAAAGTTTTGCGCAAGTCAACACACACCTGCAGTCTGTACAAGAAGGCTTAGGCGAAATGCGTACGTTAGCCGCGGATGTCGGTGGCCTGAAGTCGGCCTTAACGGGGGTCAAAACGCGGGGTATCATTGGTGAAATTCAATTATCTCGTATTTTGGAACAAATCTTTACAAGTAACCAATACCTTGAACAGGCCAATATCTTTGGTGATCAAACGGCGGTCGATTTTGCCATTAAATTACCTGGCCGTGAGAATGACATTGAGCACCCAGTTTATTTGCCAATTGATAGTAAGTTTGCGATTGAGGATTACCAACGTCTGCAAGATGCGTTAACCGCGGGTGAGGCCAGTGAAGCCCAAAAGGCGCGCAAAGATCTTCATGCACGGGTCAAAGCACAGGCAAAATCGATTAGTGAGAAATATATTCAACCGCCTTTGACAACGAACTATGCGATTATGTTTTTGCCGGCCGAAGGCTTGTATGCGGAAATCGTCTCTGATGTTGCCCTAGTAGAGGAATTGTTCAATAAATATAAGATTAACGTGGCTGGTCCATCAACGATTACGGCGTTGCTCAATAGTTTGCAAATTGGCTTTAAGACCCTGCAAATTGAGCAACGTAGTTCGGAAGTCTGGAAAACACTAGGCGAAGTCAAAACCGAGTTTAATAAGTACGCTGATACCCTCGAAAAGGTGCATGATCGCATTAAGCGCGCCGATGAAGATATGACCAAATTAGTTACCACGCGGACAAATGTGATGCGTCGGAAATTGTCGAGCATCGCAACTTTGGACGCAAATGAAACGGCATCCTTAGTATCTGAAGCAGAGGATGAATAG